The window CCGGGGACGGCGAGGGGACGAGGAAAAGCGGAAGGAACAGGAGAAGCGGGAACCACCGGCGGGGGGTGTGAGGCCTAGGATAACCGGGCATCGGTCCTCTCGCGCTCCTCCGGGGAGTCGAGCCGGAAATATTCCGCCCCCCGGAAGCCGAACAGGGGAGCGACCAGGTTGGACGGGAACGTCTCCGTCGCGGTGTTGTAGTCCCGAACGACGGCGTTGTAGTACCGGCGGGCGTACTCGATGCCGTTCTCGATCTCGACCAGCTGTCTCTGGAGCTCGAGGAACCCTTCGCCCGCCTTGAGCTCCGGGTAATTTTCCGCGACCGCGAAGAGGGACGACAGTCGCTCCCCCAGGACCGCCTCCTCCTTCCCCCGATCGGCCGGCCCCGCGGCCCGGACCGCCCGGGCGCGGGCCTCCACGACCGACAGCAGGGTCGCGCGTTCGTACCCGGCGTACCCCTTCACGGCCTCCACCAGGTTGTCCACCAGGTCGTGCCGTTTCTTGAGGAGGACGTCGATGTCCGACCAGGAGGAGCGCGAAAGGTTCCGCAGCCCGACCAGGCGGTTGTAGATCCACGCCAGGAGCCCCAGGAAACCCGCCAGGACCGCCGCCGCGGCCAGCGTTCCGGTCATGCCGGACGCCCCCTTCCGCCCGGTCCCCGTTCCGGGTCCGGGCAGCATGATTTTAATATATGTTCGTGCCTCGGGGTGCGAAGATGGAGCCGTGAAGCGGGGGAAGCCGGAAGACGTCTGGTGGGTGTACATGATCTCGTGCCGCGGGGGGAAGGTCTACACCGGGACGGCGAAGGACCCGGAGGCGCGGTTCGCGGCCCACCGGGAAGGGAAGGGGGCGGCCTTCACCCGGGCGAACCCGCCGGTCGCGATGCTGCGGTGCGCCCCCTTCGGGAGCCGGTCGGACGCGTGCCGCGCGGAGGCGGCCCTCAAGAGATTGCCGCGCGGCGGGAAACTCGCGTGGGCCTATAATGTCGGGGGCGGAGACGATGTACCCCGGGGAGATTGAAGATGCCGAAGGTTCCGCGCGTCAATAAGGGGGAGTGCATCTCCTGCGGGGTGTGCATCGATACGGCGCCGACGGTCTTCCGGTTCGACGCCGACAACAAGGCCGAGGCGTACGATCCGGCCGGGGCCGACGAGGCGTCGATCCAGGAGGCGATCGACCTGTGCCCCGTCGCCTGCATCTACTGGGAAGAGACGGATTGAGCGGGAGCCGCGGCGCCGGCGGGACGTTCCGCCTCGCGGCGGCGGGGTTGGTCGCCGCGGCGCTGCTGGTGTCGGCGGGGTGCGGCAGGCACAGGGAGGTTCGCCCGGCGCCCGCCCCGGCGGCGATGCCCGCGGGCCCGAAGGTGGCGGTGGCGCCGCTGGAGAACCAGAGCAACGACCTCTCGGCGTCCGACATCGTCCGCGACGCGTTCGTGGAGGGGGTCTCCCGGCGGGGTTACGCCGTCGTCCCGGTCGCGGAGAGCGACAAGGCGCTCCGGGAGGCGCTCGGGATCAGTTACGGCGGCCAGCTTCCGACCGCGACGCCGCAGGAGGTGTGCGCCGCGCTGGGGGTCGAAGGGGTGTTCTACGGGGAGGTGCTGGAGTTCAGCAAGACCACGACCGGGATCTACAACAGCGTGACCGCCGCCGCGTCGTTCAAGCTGTACCGGAAGGACGGGACGCTGGCCTGGCAGGGGGGCGACCGCCAGGTGCACCGGGACACCCCCCGGGGCGGGAGCGCCGCGGGGCTGGGGGCCGAGATCATCGGGAGGGCGGTCGGGAACCTCCTGCTGAACCCGATGACGCCGTACGCAAGGCGCGTGGGGGCCAACGCCGCGGCGAAGGTGCCGCCCGACGCGCTCGCCGCCGCCGGAAAATGACCGGAAAGAAAAGGAGCGAAGCGATGAGGAGAGCTCTTCTGCTGGGAGGATTCCTGTTCGCGGGGGTCGCCGCCGCCGGGTGCGCCACCGCGCCCCCGGTCACCGGGCCGTCGACGCGGGATTCGGCGCCCGCGGCCGAGCCGCCGCGCAGGGCCGACGCATCGGCCCCGATCGTCTCGAAGGGGCCGAAGAAACGGGTGGCGGTGGTGAAGTTCACGGACAAGAGCGCCTACGGGCGCGGGCGGCTGGGGAGCGCGGTGCAGGACGTCCTGACCACCGAGCTTGCGCGGTCGGGGCAGTTCATCATGGTCACGCGGCAGGACCTCGACCTGGTCCTCGACGAGCAGGACCTGGCCAAGAGCGGGACGATCCAGGCGGGGACCGGCCCGAAGTCGGGCGAGGTGCTGGGGGTGAACGCCATCGTGACCGGCGTGGTCTCCCAGTTCGGCGTGAAGCAGAAGTCCGCCACCTACCTGCTGGGCGCGAGCAAGACGCAGACCGCCGAGGCGACGGTGGACGTGCGCGTCGTCGACGCGACGACCGGGCAGATCATCCACGCGGAAAGCGGCACCGGCGTGCACGAGACCTCCTCCACCGAGGTCCTCGGGATCGGGGGCCGGACCGGGTACGACGAGACGATGGAGGGGAAGGCGTTCCGCGCGGCGGTTTCCAAGTTCATCGACAACCTCATACGGAAGATGGCCACGATGGAGTGGACCGGGAAGGTCGCTTCCGTGGACGGCGGGGAGATCACCGTGAACGCCGGGAAGAAGACCGGGCTCGTCCCCGGGGACCGGCTCCGGGTCTACGGCGCGGGGCGGGAGGTGATCGACCCCGACACGAAGGTGTCGCTCGGCCGCCGGCCGGGGCCCGAGAAGGGGGAGATCGAGATCTCCGACTTCTTCGGGGAGGACGCCTCCATCGGGAAGGTCGTCCGCGGGAGCGGGTTCGCCGTCAACGACGTCGTCCGGTTCGCGAAGTAGGGAGGCGGCCATGGGAAAAACGAACGTCCGGAGAATTTCCGTTCTCGTCGCGACGGGCGCGCTGCTCTTCGCCGCGCTC of the Deltaproteobacteria bacterium genome contains:
- a CDS encoding LemA family protein produces the protein MTGTLAAAAVLAGFLGLLAWIYNRLVGLRNLSRSSWSDIDVLLKKRHDLVDNLVEAVKGYAGYERATLLSVVEARARAVRAAGPADRGKEEAVLGERLSSLFAVAENYPELKAGEGFLELQRQLVEIENGIEYARRYYNAVVRDYNTATETFPSNLVAPLFGFRGAEYFRLDSPEERERTDARLS
- a CDS encoding GIY-YIG nuclease family protein; the encoded protein is MILIYVRASGCEDGAVKRGKPEDVWWVYMISCRGGKVYTGTAKDPEARFAAHREGKGAAFTRANPPVAMLRCAPFGSRSDACRAEAALKRLPRGGKLAWAYNVGGGDDVPRGD
- a CDS encoding ferredoxin, coding for MPKVPRVNKGECISCGVCIDTAPTVFRFDADNKAEAYDPAGADEASIQEAIDLCPVACIYWEETD
- a CDS encoding DUF799 family lipoprotein produces the protein MSGSRGAGGTFRLAAAGLVAAALLVSAGCGRHREVRPAPAPAAMPAGPKVAVAPLENQSNDLSASDIVRDAFVEGVSRRGYAVVPVAESDKALREALGISYGGQLPTATPQEVCAALGVEGVFYGEVLEFSKTTTGIYNSVTAAASFKLYRKDGTLAWQGGDRQVHRDTPRGGSAAGLGAEIIGRAVGNLLLNPMTPYARRVGANAAAKVPPDALAAAGK